The Sulfuricurvum sp. IAE1 genome includes a window with the following:
- the pckA gene encoding phosphoenolpyruvate carboxykinase (ATP), with translation MSVEILKQYGITEVTEIVYNPSYECLYDDELSPVLTGFERGIPTTTGAMAVDTGDFTGRSPRDKYIVRDSTTENTVWWKSEDSPVSDNKALTREAWDHCRKIAENQLSGKKLYVVDCYSGANPDTRLCVRFIMEVAWQAHFVKNMFIRPTGQELENFNPDFVVLMASKAINPDYQKFGMNSENFVLFNLTERMMLVGGTWYGGEMKKGIFSVMNYYLPLKGIASMHCSANVGKKNDVAIFFGLSGTGKTTLSTDPDRALIGDDEHGWDEEGIFNFEGGCYAKTINLSKENEPDIYRAIRRDALLENVVVNEKGEIDFSSAGKTENTRVSYPIYHIENIVRPVSKAGHATTVIFLTADAFGVLPPVARLTEEQTQYYFLSGYTAKVAGTERGIKEPVPSFSACFGAAFLMLDPIIYARELTRKMKEHHADAWLVNTGWMGGPYGTGKRIDLPSTRKIINAILNKSLGDVPYTTIPVFNLSIPSSVPGVPSDLLDPGQ, from the coding sequence ATGTCAGTGGAAATCTTAAAGCAATACGGTATAACCGAAGTAACAGAGATAGTTTATAATCCTTCCTATGAGTGTCTGTATGATGATGAGCTCTCACCCGTACTGACGGGTTTTGAACGGGGCATTCCCACCACAACCGGGGCAATGGCGGTAGATACCGGTGACTTCACCGGCCGCTCTCCCAGGGACAAGTACATTGTCAGGGACAGTACCACTGAGAATACTGTCTGGTGGAAATCGGAGGACTCTCCGGTTTCTGACAACAAGGCACTTACACGGGAAGCCTGGGATCACTGCAGGAAAATAGCAGAGAATCAGCTCTCCGGCAAAAAGCTCTATGTTGTCGATTGTTACAGCGGCGCTAACCCTGACACGCGTCTATGTGTCCGTTTCATCATGGAGGTGGCATGGCAGGCCCATTTTGTAAAAAACATGTTTATCCGTCCCACAGGACAGGAGCTTGAAAATTTCAATCCCGACTTCGTTGTGCTGATGGCATCAAAGGCCATAAATCCTGATTATCAGAAATTTGGAATGAATTCAGAGAACTTTGTGTTATTCAACCTGACGGAGCGGATGATGCTTGTGGGTGGCACCTGGTACGGAGGGGAGATGAAGAAGGGTATATTCTCGGTGATGAATTACTATCTGCCACTGAAGGGGATTGCTTCGATGCATTGTTCGGCCAACGTTGGAAAGAAGAATGATGTTGCCATCTTTTTCGGATTGTCAGGTACCGGCAAGACGACACTTTCAACTGACCCTGACAGGGCATTGATAGGTGATGATGAGCATGGCTGGGACGAGGAAGGCATCTTCAATTTTGAGGGTGGATGCTATGCCAAGACAATCAATCTCAGCAAGGAGAATGAACCTGACATATACAGGGCAATAAGGCGTGATGCCTTGCTTGAGAACGTGGTAGTGAATGAGAAGGGGGAGATAGACTTCAGCAGTGCCGGGAAGACGGAGAACACGAGGGTCTCCTACCCCATATACCATATAGAGAATATTGTCAGGCCGGTATCGAAGGCAGGTCATGCCACCACGGTAATCTTTCTGACGGCAGATGCCTTCGGGGTTTTACCTCCTGTGGCAAGACTTACCGAAGAGCAGACGCAGTACTACTTCCTGAGCGGTTATACAGCCAAGGTTGCTGGTACGGAGCGAGGGATAAAGGAGCCCGTTCCCTCCTTCTCTGCCTGCTTCGGGGCTGCATTTCTGATGCTTGATCCGATAATATATGCACGAGAGCTCACCAGGAAGATGAAGGAACATCATGCTGATGCCTGGCTGGTGAATACAGGATGGATGGGTGGTCCCTACGGTACCGGCAAGCGGATAGACCT